From the genome of Chanodichthys erythropterus isolate Z2021 chromosome 17, ASM2448905v1, whole genome shotgun sequence:
TTGAACAAATTATTGCCATTGTGATACAAATTATTGCCACTGTGATTTTTGCCCACTATTTGGTGAGATACTGTGCATGTTCATTTACAAGTAAGATAACATACATATCTAAAACACTTAATGTGTattcaaatattttgtaaacatttcttattatcaaccCTTTAAATGATATAAAGGAAGCCGGGGGTCTCTGAACCCCCGGCTTCCTTTAGAagaatagaagaaaaaaaagaaaataaaaaaaaatgtacaaattggAAATACAAACTGTAAATAAAATTTGAacataaaactttttaaattgtATCATATGAGCCCTAAAGTGTTAGAAAAAAGGTAATGTATTAATATGTTCATTGCCCTTTTAAGGATATTAGGATAGTTTTATTggacacaaagaaaaaaagtttaacaGGCCAACAAGAGATTTTGCTTTGTGGTCTTTATGCTGTGTATGTAGGCTAATCCACAAGAGTTAGTAGTTTTATCTGTATTAATACCATGCACATATATATTGCTTTATTACTttgattaaataatattaattaatgaaaaaaaaaaaaaacatgattgaGCTTATCAAACCCTCTTATAATACCATATCACAGCATATAGTATAGTATTAcgattaaaatataatgtgaaaaaaacattaataccgtaaataacattttactaaATAATAAAAGATGATTACTAATCAGGCGTTATGTTATTGTTCTAAAGTCAGTCATATATGATAAAAACAAGTATTGTAAAGTTATGCTCCTGCTGAGAATGAACTGCTATGACTAACCAAATGTTTAAATTTAGAGGGGGAAATCACTTACCTTGGCTCACACTTGAGAGGAAATATATTCGTTTAAGTGCTGAAATGCACGTCACTTTTATCCTTTACAGTAAgtaccagaaatatgtcctgcCACTGGTAATCCCGTACAGGACTGAATGAAAAATCAAGCCCTGAGGGGGTTTCGTGGTGAGGCGTGACGCAAAACCTGGGATTGATGGAAGAGCCGCAGAGCCTGCAGAACCACGGGTGGAGCGTGAAGTCCATCTCCCCCTCTCTAGATGTAATTTGGGCATAATGGGTGGAGCTGGAAGGTCCAGCCATAACCCACCCTTACTCTATCCCTCCACCCGTTATATCCACAGAGGTGGAGGTGGAGCTGGACTAGGTCAAACTCAAAACTCAATCCATCACGTCCAGAGAGGGGGAGCTGGACGTCAGTGAGCACCACATGACCGCAGCTAATTTTCAGTGATGCTCCAAACCAGACCTGCGCGCGCTCACATCACATGCACACTCTTCCATGAAAACCGACAaaacaatacataaataaattcatttttacctatttatttttgatatttggagtgaaatatttttaatttatattatattcaaagTTTAATGTAGGcctgtaattttttaaaaatattttatatcttgtGTAAAACTGTCACACAAATATGTGcgtgttttttaaaaatgtatgtttgtttataaaaGCAGGTATGCGATTATAGACTTCTGTGGACAGTGTGGTATGCAATTTCCTGTGAAAATGAGTGGACGCGATGGCGACATGCCACAACTGGTTGCCAGAAGAAGCCACGCGCTTATAAAGCGAGTTCACCCTCAGAACAAGATCTGACTAGCTAGTCTAAGCTTGACATCTGACAGGCAGTCCTTCACTGTTTACATGCCACCTGGTACCTGGAATAGATATATATGAAACATCAATCTTGAAAAGTGtgcacataaaaaataaaactatttttttattctaaagTTTCCATATGTATACCCTCAACCATCACTTGTCAggtctttatttttaaatttattaaaaaagtgaaTTCTGGTGATATCTTACAGTTTAGTgcagtttgtaaaaaaaaaaaaaaaatagcaaagaAAGTCCAAAACAGATGATTGcatttttattgattgatttatttagGACTGGCAAATACAGTAAGTAAAACCAACTCTgctcttaaaggtgctaaagaggatcttttcgtcgactgagaaaccaaagactgttagtgagtttttgaaatgagcgcatgcgtaagaacccccctccttcacagctcatttcgagggaacacctcccaaaactcgtgcacgagtattggaacacgagtgtttaccaccggcattcgctgtgttgtgttagtggatttattatgtcggactcaccgcaggtaactcataatctgcagttgttactcctgtctcctgacaaaaacattgcatgcggcgcctgtggagtgtggaaagttactggagcgcgcagacGTGCACGTCTCGCACATCTTTCACAAtgaacgtaatggcagtgattgacaagccagagggccatcatcgcgtaaacgtttggctgatgtttttaaggccctacctcatgcatagatgatgtatattaatgttattcctttcagtgaacctaataaatagtcttttatcagttagtaaagacagtttcaagtaatattgcaaaaatgtataaaacaaaacatcctctttagctcCTTTAAAACCAccaaacatttcaaatgcactGTTTCATGTAATGTAGATGCCCACTTTCAAAGTCATGAAAGAGTTCAGTTTACCAGTATACCACTGACTCAGAAAATGCCATAAAACTATGCTAAAATGAAAAACTCTTCAGTACATTCTAAAAATCTTGCATATGCTCACATTAAATCAAGTTGATATCAGTTAAGCTGGCTCTTaaccataaaaaatataaatcagtGTTTTAGAATATCATAGCGAATGAATACTGGCTTAGTTTCGACATACATCATCATACAAATCCAAGAACAAGAGGATGTCCAGCAAAGACATTTAgccaaataaataaagtaacaaATTCATATTTGAGTGGAATAAATGAAAAGTATGAGGCAGTGCATACAAACTCCATACAGTTATCAGACCATGCGCTAATACACAAAGAAATTTGCAAAGGAAATATGTTTAATTTCCAGTCACTGATGTTAGATCTGATAAACAATTTAAAGGtttcaataaaaacatttaaggcataaaacatgaaaaaaaaaaaacattttcacacTAAATACTATCAAAAATCAGCTGGCCCATccatacaaaaaaaattatgtagtGGTATACAAGTTATTACGTTGTGTAGCTTCACAGTCAGTGAAGATAAAATGTAGATGATACCTCAAGCAGCTTTCAAAAATGTACATCCTAGAATAATTCAAGTTTCACATAAGCATGTGTCTATACAACACACACCATCTTAAAAGGCATGATTGTGTATTCATGGCTTAATATGGGAGCAGATATAATTTCTGCCTATTAGCTCTCTGTAATGCGGTGAATAGTGAATAGCAGAGTCGTTATTTTGGCATTATTTTTATGCATCATCCAAGTCTGTTTTAAGTAGTAACTGTAAATTGACCATCGCTAAAAATCCTGTAAATACAATACaaagttgcttttttttttctgtgaaaaacCTAAAATCTTAATTACACACAAAATATAAAGTTCATCTATATAGGATGAcacataaacatttaataaaatactTCTGGAAAAGAGGGTGGTTGCTCTTCAGTTACAGAGTATTATATAGCTATCGGGCATCGTTAAGCTGTCTGGCTACAGTGAGTATCTCTTTGGCACCTTTGCTGAGCAGCAGATTTCCAAGGTCAACTCCTAACTTCACTGCGGCATCCTGGGCTGCTTCTGACACCTTTAAAGCAGTAATACCCACACGCTGGACCTTCTCATCAACCTTCTCCTGCTCCTCAGTCTGGGAATAATGAGGTTACACATGCTCAGATCAGTTTCAAGAAAAGAAAAGCATCCAGAATACAGGAAATTATACCTAGAGTGGATTAACAACCTGATTTTCTGAGCTGATGCTTGTCTGCATCGTCTCCTTCAGACTGTCTGAGCCATCAAGACTGTACACCGCTCCAGTCATGTAGACCTGTAAAACAAACACAGATCTGACATTCAGCTGAGAGATATTTTCTAGTTGAGTATAAATTAAAACCAGCATGTAGCTCCTCACTACCTGTGAATTCTTAACTTCAGTGTAAACAGCAACTGGAACACTGCACCCCCCTTcctataaaaagaaaaaagtagtttAAGGCACATGTGCAAAGTTTGTGGAAATGTATTCTTTGTTTGTGTTGGCTTTATATGGTTTTGAATTTTTCCATTGAAAGTTTCCATTTAATGACTTCAAAAATGTCATATGGTTTAACCACCAAGTAAAGAGTAATATCTTTTCATTACacatagtttttaaatatatttaattcattattaaatatttacactgtcattaaaatattttggggtcattaagaaattatttttttgtttagcaAGGTCACATTGATCATTGATCAAGTGACAGTAGACACTACTGATATTTAAGAACAGCAGcagaacatttattatttttttatgttttttacatttttcatagacctgcaacatttcagctgtaaattaattttaaatgtttacgtTTAGCACCTATATAACAAggtatgtttatgctgaaatatcATTTAATAACGGTTTGCTTTTTCAAAACATCTATCACACATCATTATGTGTATTGAGTTGGCTCACAAAATGTACGTTTTTCGTTAAGGGAACATAGTGAGCATCAATGCTCCCTGGAGCAAAGGTTTACAGTGGACTGGAAGGGTTTTGCGATTGAaacagcccttaaaatggccgacATCAGTGACCTGATAAGTGCACTGActactagggagctgattgagacacactcCTAGtgttgcaaaagatttctatttcaagttAATcgtttaaactttctattcatcaatgaattcTGAACATGTACCAGCTGTATCAAATATTAAACCGTACAACTGTTCAACGTTgataagaattttttttgtgagcaccaaatcatcatcagaatgaattctgaaggatcacgtgacactgaagactggagtaatgatgctgaaaattcagctttgacatcacaggaataaattaaattttaatatatattaaactaGAACACAGTAATTTTaacttgtaataatatttcacaatattactgtttttactgtacttttgatcaaaaacataaaaaaaaaagtaccaactccaaacttttgaattacagtgtatttatttattaattattaattaattcaagCAGGTATGTGGGGTTTTATAGTGCAGCAGGATGCCTACCAGGTGTCTGAGGAACGCTCTCTCCGCGATGCAGCTCAACACAGTGTCCGAGTCATTTAATACTGACACCATTTCCAGTATGTCCCGGTCTCGAGCTCTCACCTCGACTGCCAGAGCACCCTTTAACAGGACAGAAAGAGCAGTCAGTAAGGCTCAGTTTGATGGACATACACTCACCGCTGTGCAGGACATTTGCTCAATAGGGACACTGAATACTGGCCCACCTGTCCAACTGCATACATGCAGTCCTCAGGCCCAAGGATCTGAAACAAGATGATACAAAATATATCAATATGCATTATAGGGTAATAAATGCAATAATCAGTAGCGTTGACCTGAGGGAAGACAGTGCGGTGCACTGTAGGTTAAAGGAGGATAGAGGCACCTGGCTAATGCGGTTCTCCCAGCCCATTCTCCGAAGACCAGCTGCTGCTAAGATGATGGCAGAAAAGTCATCCTTTTCATCCAGCTTCTTCAGACGGGTGTTGAGATTACCTCTCTGAAACACAACTGTTAAGGCATAACCTCACACAAAACAATGAGTGCTTGTTAACACACTGAAATCATAATTTACTTGTTATCTGCATCtacataatataattattacagTCAGAAAAAGTGAGGGAAAAAGTGCTGCACACTGCATTGAAAGATACAATGTCTTTGAACTCCAGGTGGGGAAATCTTTTCTTCAGCTGTGCAGCCCGGCGAAGAGAACTGGTACCTATAacactttaaatataaaatgtaaatgtatgtattattaaaaaaaacatgtatcctgtaaatatacaatttaaaaatatatataaatatacatacgtTACCATTAAacagtttggggtctgtaaagtctcttatgctgcatttatttgatcaaaaatatagtaaaaacagtaatactgtaaaatattacaataaaaatccTTTTCTATTTTAgtccatttaaaaatgtaatttattcctgttatagcaaagctgaattttcagcattgttacCTCAGTCAACAGATTTTAACAGATTGACCTGATTAACTGGGGTGCCAAACAGGTGATTAAACCTACTAAATTTCTTCAGTCTATCAGTCAGACAACCATACAAAGGATTCACACATTTAAAGAAGTAGGAACCCTTAATATGTGGATGAAGTATTAACACCCAAACAGGCTAAATTCATTTAGCAAGGCTAAATTCATAGAAACTGTAATTCTTTTTTTGACCAAAATACCAGTCAGTTAGGGCAAAGCATTAATGATTCACAAatgcacagtaaaaaaaaaaaaaaaaaaaaaaaattatatatatatatatatatatatatatatatatatatatatatatatatatatatatatatatatatatacagctatggaaaaaattaagagaccacttaacattgatttctgaacttggagtggtctcttaattttttccatagctgtatatatatatatataagaaaaatatcccaGAAATTCAAATACTTAATTCCCAATTAAGGGGCTCATTTATCATGACAAAAACTTTCAACAAAAAGTcagagcttccgtttaccacaactgatgtgcgAGTTGAttaatgtttacatgtgaataaaagttAAATCCTAAAACCAAAATTAAATCTGTtgatcatataaagcaatcgagtctcttcagaaaatgtggagtaaaccgctcaattcatatgtaTTAGTTTTAAGCCATGTGCACCAGAACATCATGTGACTCAAGACATCATGTGACTCACCACAACATGTGGATTACAACACAattcttcagaaatct
Proteins encoded in this window:
- the hmbsb gene encoding hydroxymethylbilane synthase, b isoform X1, encoding MADGPYKYIRDSDGRVSRVIRVGTRKSQLARIQTDSVVEKLKELHPDVNFEIVAMSTTGDKILDTALSKIGEKSLFTKELENALEKNEVDLVVHSLKDLPTVLPVGFTIGAVLKRENPHDAVVLHPKNKGKRLDSLANKSVIGTSSLRRAAQLKKRFPHLEFKDIRGNLNTRLKKLDEKDDFSAIILAAAGLRRMGWENRISQILGPEDCMYAVGQGALAVEVRARDRDILEMVSVLNDSDTVLSCIAERAFLRHLEGGCSVPVAVYTEVKNSQVYMTGAVYSLDGSDSLKETMQTSISSENQTEEQEKVDEKVQRVGITALKVSEAAQDAAVKLGVDLGNLLLSKGAKEILTVARQLNDAR
- the hmbsb gene encoding hydroxymethylbilane synthase, b isoform X2, translating into MSEKTNLQDSDGRVSRVIRVGTRKSQLARIQTDSVVEKLKELHPDVNFEIVAMSTTGDKILDTALSKIGEKSLFTKELENALEKNEVDLVVHSLKDLPTVLPVGFTIGAVLKRENPHDAVVLHPKNKGKRLDSLANKSVIGTSSLRRAAQLKKRFPHLEFKDIRGNLNTRLKKLDEKDDFSAIILAAAGLRRMGWENRISQILGPEDCMYAVGQGALAVEVRARDRDILEMVSVLNDSDTVLSCIAERAFLRHLEGGCSVPVAVYTEVKNSQVYMTGAVYSLDGSDSLKETMQTSISSENQTEEQEKVDEKVQRVGITALKVSEAAQDAAVKLGVDLGNLLLSKGAKEILTVARQLNDAR